One Citricoccus sp. K5 DNA window includes the following coding sequences:
- the groL gene encoding chaperonin GroEL (60 kDa chaperone family; promotes refolding of misfolded polypeptides especially under stressful conditions; forms two stacked rings of heptamers to form a barrel-shaped 14mer; ends can be capped by GroES; misfolded proteins enter the barrel where they are refolded when GroES binds): MAKQLAFNDEARRALQAGIDKLANTVKVTLGPKGRNVVLDKSWGAPTITNDGVTIARDIELDDPYENMGAQLAKEVATKTNDVAGDGTTTATVLAQALVNEGMRQVAAGAAPNEIKRGIEAAVAAIDTRLGENAVDVSGNQVAAVAAISAQSDEIGELLARAFDTVGTDGVITIEESSTTSTELVITEGMQFDKGYLSPYMVTDAERQEAVLENPYILLNSGKISNVQEFLPLLEKVLQANKPLFIIAEDVEGEALSTLVVNKIRGTLNVVAVKAPGFGDRRKAMMQDIATLTGAQVVSPDLGMKLDQVGLEVLGSARRVTVTKDNTTIVEGAGSADEVAGRVSQIRSEIENTDSDWDREKLQERLAKLAGGVGVIKVGAATEVELKEAKHRIEDAVSSTRAALEEGIVAGGGTALINALTALDEDEAIKALSGDAVSGVGIVRRALVEPLRWIAQNAGEDGYVVTSRVAELEPNFGFNAKTGEYGDLLAAGVIDPVKVTRSALLNAASIAALVLTTETLVADKVADEDEK, from the coding sequence AGGCCGGTATCGACAAGTTGGCCAACACCGTCAAGGTCACGCTCGGCCCCAAGGGCCGCAACGTGGTCCTCGACAAGTCCTGGGGCGCCCCGACCATCACCAACGATGGCGTGACGATTGCCCGTGACATCGAGCTGGATGACCCGTACGAGAACATGGGCGCCCAGCTGGCCAAGGAAGTGGCCACCAAGACGAACGACGTGGCCGGCGACGGCACCACCACCGCCACCGTGCTGGCCCAGGCCCTCGTGAACGAGGGTATGCGCCAGGTGGCCGCCGGTGCCGCCCCGAACGAGATCAAGCGCGGCATCGAGGCGGCTGTGGCCGCCATCGACACGCGTCTGGGCGAGAACGCCGTGGATGTCTCCGGCAACCAGGTGGCCGCCGTGGCCGCCATCTCCGCCCAGTCGGACGAGATCGGCGAGCTGCTGGCCCGCGCGTTCGACACCGTCGGCACGGACGGCGTCATCACCATCGAGGAGTCCTCGACCACCTCCACCGAGCTGGTCATCACCGAGGGCATGCAGTTCGACAAGGGCTACCTGTCCCCGTACATGGTGACCGACGCCGAGCGCCAGGAAGCCGTCCTGGAGAACCCCTACATCCTGCTGAACTCCGGCAAGATCTCCAACGTGCAGGAGTTCCTGCCGCTGCTGGAGAAGGTCCTCCAGGCCAACAAGCCGCTGTTCATCATCGCCGAGGACGTAGAGGGCGAGGCCCTGTCCACGCTGGTGGTCAACAAGATCCGCGGCACCCTGAACGTCGTGGCCGTCAAGGCCCCCGGCTTCGGTGATCGCCGCAAGGCCATGATGCAGGACATCGCCACCCTCACCGGTGCGCAGGTCGTCTCCCCGGACCTCGGCATGAAGCTGGACCAGGTCGGCCTCGAGGTGCTCGGTTCCGCCCGCCGCGTGACCGTCACCAAGGACAACACCACCATCGTCGAGGGCGCAGGCTCCGCCGATGAGGTGGCCGGCCGCGTCTCGCAGATCCGCTCCGAGATCGAGAACACCGATTCGGACTGGGACCGCGAGAAGTTGCAGGAGCGCCTGGCCAAGCTGGCCGGCGGTGTGGGCGTCATCAAGGTCGGCGCCGCCACCGAGGTGGAGCTGAAGGAAGCCAAGCACCGCATCGAGGACGCCGTGTCCTCCACGCGTGCGGCGCTCGAGGAGGGCATCGTGGCCGGCGGCGGTACCGCGCTGATCAACGCCCTGACCGCCCTGGATGAGGACGAGGCCATCAAGGCCCTGTCCGGTGACGCCGTCTCCGGCGTCGGCATCGTCCGCCGGGCTCTGGTCGAGCCGCTGCGCTGGATCGCCCAGAACGCCGGCGAGGACGGCTACGTCGTCACTTCGCGCGTCGCGGAGCTGGAGCCGAACTTCGGCTTCAACGCCAAGACCGGCGAGTACGGCGACCTGCTGGCCGCCGGTGTCATCGACCCGGTCAAGGTCACCCGCTCCGCTCTGCTCAACGCCGCGTCCATCGCCGCGCTGGTGCTGACCACCGAGACCCTGGTGGCGGACAAGGTGGCTGACGAGGACGAGAAGTAA
- the guaB gene encoding IMP dehydrogenase, giving the protein MSAQIPGPSVDPVATAADPFGFVGLTYDDVLLLPNMTDVIPAEADTSTRLTKRITLTTPIVSAAMDTVTEAPLAISLARQGGMGIIHRNLSIEDQAAHVDRVKRSESGMISDPLTVGPEATLAELDDLCARYRVSGLPVVDADNTLLGIITNRDIRFIPDAEFDHRTVASAMTRMPLITARVGISREDTVRLLSEHRIEKLPLVDGNNKLQGLITVKDFDKAEQYPEATKDEEGRLRVGGAVGFFGDGYERAMALVEAGADVLVVDTANGHTQGVLDMIARLKKDPASAHVDVIGGQAATYAGAKAIVDAGADAVKVGVGPGSICTTRVVAGVGVPQITAIYEAAKATIPAGVPLIADGGLQHSGDIGKALVAGADSVMLGSLLAGTAESPGDLVFYNGKQFKAYRGMGSLGAMQTRNGQRSFSKDRYFQADVPSEDKLIPEGIEGQVPYRGPLSAVVHQLVGGLRQTMFYTGASTIGDLKQNGRFVRITPAGLKESHPHDIMMTVEAPNYRTR; this is encoded by the coding sequence GTGAGTGCACAGATTCCCGGTCCCTCGGTAGACCCGGTGGCCACCGCCGCCGATCCCTTCGGATTCGTCGGCCTGACCTATGACGACGTCCTCCTGCTCCCGAACATGACCGATGTCATTCCGGCCGAGGCGGACACCTCCACCCGCCTGACCAAGCGCATCACCCTGACGACCCCCATCGTCTCGGCTGCCATGGACACCGTCACGGAGGCCCCGCTGGCCATCTCCCTGGCCCGGCAGGGCGGGATGGGCATCATCCACCGCAACCTGTCCATCGAGGACCAGGCCGCCCACGTGGACCGCGTCAAGCGCTCCGAATCCGGCATGATCTCCGACCCCCTCACCGTGGGTCCGGAGGCCACCCTGGCCGAGCTGGATGACCTCTGTGCCCGCTACCGCGTCTCCGGCCTGCCCGTGGTGGATGCGGACAACACGCTGCTGGGCATCATCACGAACCGGGACATCCGCTTCATCCCCGACGCCGAGTTCGACCACCGCACCGTGGCCTCCGCCATGACCAGGATGCCTCTCATCACCGCACGGGTCGGCATCTCCCGAGAGGACACCGTCCGCCTGCTCTCCGAGCACCGGATCGAGAAGCTCCCGCTGGTGGACGGCAACAACAAGCTCCAGGGCCTGATCACGGTCAAGGACTTCGACAAGGCCGAGCAGTACCCGGAGGCCACGAAGGACGAGGAAGGGCGACTGCGCGTCGGCGGCGCCGTCGGCTTCTTCGGTGACGGCTACGAGCGGGCCATGGCGCTCGTGGAGGCCGGCGCGGACGTGCTCGTGGTGGACACCGCCAACGGCCACACGCAAGGCGTGCTGGACATGATCGCCCGCCTGAAGAAGGACCCGGCCTCAGCGCACGTGGACGTCATCGGCGGCCAGGCCGCCACCTATGCCGGTGCCAAGGCGATCGTCGACGCCGGCGCGGACGCCGTCAAGGTGGGCGTGGGCCCGGGGTCGATCTGCACCACCCGCGTGGTGGCCGGCGTCGGGGTCCCGCAGATCACCGCCATCTACGAGGCGGCCAAGGCCACCATCCCCGCCGGCGTACCCCTGATCGCCGACGGCGGCCTGCAGCATTCCGGTGACATCGGCAAGGCGCTGGTCGCCGGTGCCGATTCCGTGATGCTCGGCTCGCTGTTGGCCGGCACCGCCGAATCCCCGGGTGATCTGGTGTTCTACAACGGCAAGCAGTTCAAGGCGTACCGCGGCATGGGCTCCCTGGGTGCCATGCAGACCCGCAACGGCCAGCGTTCCTTCTCCAAGGACCGCTACTTCCAGGCCGATGTGCCGAGCGAGGACAAGCTGATCCCCGAGGGCATTGAGGGCCAGGTGCCCTACCGGGGCCCGCTGTCCGCCGTGGTGCACCAGCTCGTCGGCGGTCTGCGCCAGACCATGTTCTACACGGGTGCCTCCACCATCGGAGACCTCAAGCAGAACGGTCGCTTCGTGCGCATCACCCCGGCCGGGCTGAAGGAGTCGCACCCGCACGACATCATGATGACGGTGGAGGCGCCGAACTACCGCACGCGCTGA
- a CDS encoding 2-hydroxyacid dehydrogenase — protein MTTHTSAAGVAATAPTAATAQHILRVGPVNPQVARALDEEFDALVLPTDPAERAAFLAEQADGIRIAVCSGRIGVDAELMRSLPALEAIINFGVGYDATDVAQAAERGIPVSNTPDVLNDCVADTALALYLDTLRQVSASDRFVRDGRWAAGEGFPLTARASGRTVGILGLGRIGTAIAQRLEAFGCRIHYHNRNERPESGYTYHASARELAEAVDVLVIAASGGPDSVGIVGAAELAALGPQGYLINIARGTVVDESALVTALTEGSIAGAGLDVYAQEPQVPESLFGLDTVVLLPHVGSGTRETRSDMAELVLSNLRQYLADGTLVTPIS, from the coding sequence ATGACCACTCACACCTCCGCCGCCGGCGTTGCCGCCACGGCTCCCACCGCCGCCACCGCCCAGCACATCCTGCGCGTCGGTCCCGTGAACCCGCAGGTGGCCCGGGCCCTCGACGAGGAGTTCGACGCCCTGGTGCTGCCGACCGACCCGGCGGAGCGGGCCGCGTTCCTCGCCGAGCAGGCCGACGGCATCCGGATCGCCGTGTGCTCCGGCCGCATCGGCGTGGACGCAGAGCTCATGCGCTCCCTCCCCGCCCTGGAGGCCATCATCAACTTCGGCGTCGGCTACGACGCCACCGATGTGGCCCAGGCCGCCGAGCGAGGCATCCCCGTGAGCAACACCCCGGATGTGCTCAACGACTGCGTGGCGGACACCGCCCTCGCCCTCTACCTGGACACGCTGCGACAGGTCTCCGCCTCGGACCGCTTCGTCCGCGACGGCCGGTGGGCCGCCGGCGAGGGATTCCCCCTGACCGCACGCGCCAGCGGACGCACCGTGGGCATCCTCGGACTGGGCCGCATCGGCACCGCCATCGCGCAGCGGCTGGAAGCCTTCGGTTGCCGGATCCACTACCACAACCGCAACGAACGCCCGGAGTCCGGCTACACCTACCATGCCTCCGCGCGCGAGCTGGCGGAGGCCGTAGACGTTCTCGTCATTGCGGCCTCCGGCGGGCCGGACAGCGTGGGGATCGTCGGCGCAGCCGAGCTCGCCGCGCTCGGCCCGCAGGGGTACCTCATCAACATCGCCCGCGGCACCGTGGTGGATGAGAGTGCCCTCGTGACGGCCCTGACCGAGGGCAGCATCGCCGGTGCCGGACTGGACGTCTACGCCCAGGAGCCGCAGGTCCCCGAGTCCCTGTTCGGGCTGGACACCGTGGTGCTCCTGCCCCACGTGGGCAGCGGCACCCGTGAGACCCGGTCGGACATGGCGGAGCTGGTCCTGTCCAACCTGCGCCAGTACCTGGCGGACGGCACGCTGGTCACCCCGATCAGCTGA
- a CDS encoding class E sortase: protein MTSTLDRPPSRRASRRKKPRRGVLSVLGRLFIILGILVGLYGVYELFITDVIAESDRTEVATQWRAEQAPVDDGIGAEYRDDFPVVEGDGTLGMLHVPSWGDDFEVPIGSGDGADVLDAGQVGHYDATQPIGAMGNAGLAGHRTTHGKPLREVHHLEQGHEIVVESADHWFVYKVVAKDIVKPHQSEVLDPIPPFEGATQGRYLTLTTCDPIFGITDRYIVWAEADYWTPKSEGLPPALAS from the coding sequence ATGACCAGCACCCTTGACCGGCCGCCCTCGCGCCGGGCCTCTCGGCGGAAGAAGCCGCGGCGCGGGGTGCTATCCGTGCTGGGAAGGCTGTTCATCATCCTCGGCATCCTGGTGGGTCTGTACGGCGTCTACGAGCTGTTCATCACGGATGTCATCGCCGAGTCGGACCGGACCGAGGTCGCCACGCAGTGGCGCGCCGAGCAGGCCCCGGTGGATGACGGCATCGGCGCGGAGTACCGGGACGACTTCCCGGTGGTCGAGGGCGATGGCACCCTGGGCATGCTGCACGTGCCCAGCTGGGGGGACGACTTCGAGGTCCCGATCGGCTCCGGCGACGGCGCGGACGTGCTGGACGCCGGCCAGGTGGGCCACTATGACGCCACCCAGCCGATCGGTGCCATGGGCAACGCCGGACTCGCCGGCCACCGGACCACTCACGGCAAGCCCCTGCGCGAGGTCCACCACCTGGAGCAGGGCCACGAGATCGTGGTCGAGTCCGCGGACCACTGGTTCGTCTACAAGGTGGTGGCCAAGGACATCGTCAAGCCGCACCAGTCCGAGGTGCTGGATCCCATCCCGCCGTTCGAGGGCGCCACCCAGGGCCGTTACCTCACCCTGACCACGTGCGATCCCATCTTCGGCATCACCGACCGCTACATCGTCTGGGCCGAGGCCGACTACTGGACCCCGAAGAGCGAAGGCCTGCCGCCGGCCCTGGCCTCCTGA
- a CDS encoding ABC transporter substrate-binding protein, whose protein sequence is MREHTTVTPRTVSTRTAGVRRNRRLPLAALAVAMGSGLVLSGCGVANSEDAAGGSGEGGTPETLRVVLQQEPPTLEPCEANLTSTGVVDRSTITEPLLERNPTSGELEPKLATEWSSEDETTWTFTLREGVTFHDGSEFTAEDAAHTIERAVNSDLGCNVEGYVFGDDDLEVEVVDDTTLEVTTAQADPILPLRLSFLEIVPAETSDTEKVREPIGTGPYQLDAWNAGQSIDVSAYAEYWGEAPAFPTAQYQWREESSVRAAMITSGEAEIATGLSPEDQIGDLGVPYPNNETIALRMHAESEPFNDIRIRQAVNFAIDKEGIVSSLYGDRDTVAAQLVPEGVVGHNESLEGWPYDPDEAKKLVEEAKADGVDTSAPISLIVRSAQFPRVEELGQVLQEQLSQAGLNVNLKMMETSQHLTYQVRPFVEDEGAILHLTQHGNQAGDAAFTVDQYMLSDGAQSAFGTDEFDQMITEAGQQSGEDRAAAYEEVFKYQNEEVVQFAHLAHQTGMLGIAESVSYEPNSSSGDELRLAEVTPAG, encoded by the coding sequence ATGCGTGAACACACCACCGTGACACCCCGCACCGTGAGCACCCGTACCGCCGGCGTCCGGCGAAACCGTCGCCTGCCGCTGGCCGCCCTGGCCGTGGCCATGGGCTCCGGTCTGGTCCTGAGCGGCTGCGGCGTGGCCAACTCGGAGGATGCCGCCGGCGGCTCGGGCGAAGGGGGCACGCCGGAGACCCTCCGCGTGGTCCTCCAGCAGGAGCCCCCCACGCTTGAACCGTGCGAGGCGAACCTGACCAGCACCGGCGTGGTGGACCGTTCCACCATCACCGAGCCGCTCCTGGAGCGGAACCCCACCTCCGGAGAGCTCGAGCCCAAGCTGGCCACCGAATGGTCCTCGGAGGACGAGACCACGTGGACGTTCACCCTCCGCGAGGGCGTGACGTTCCACGACGGCTCCGAGTTCACCGCCGAGGACGCCGCCCACACCATCGAGCGGGCCGTGAACTCGGACCTCGGCTGCAACGTGGAGGGCTACGTCTTCGGTGACGACGACCTCGAGGTCGAGGTCGTGGACGACACCACCCTGGAGGTCACCACCGCGCAGGCAGACCCCATCCTCCCGTTGCGCCTGTCCTTCCTCGAGATCGTCCCGGCGGAGACCTCGGACACGGAGAAGGTGCGCGAGCCGATCGGCACCGGCCCCTATCAGCTGGACGCATGGAACGCCGGCCAGAGCATCGATGTCTCGGCCTATGCGGAGTACTGGGGCGAGGCTCCGGCCTTCCCGACGGCGCAGTACCAGTGGCGCGAGGAGTCCTCCGTCCGGGCCGCCATGATCACCTCCGGTGAGGCCGAGATCGCCACGGGCCTGAGCCCGGAGGACCAGATCGGCGACCTGGGCGTGCCGTACCCGAACAATGAGACGATCGCGCTGCGCATGCATGCCGAATCGGAGCCGTTCAACGACATCCGGATCCGCCAGGCCGTCAACTTCGCGATCGACAAGGAGGGCATCGTCTCCAGCCTCTACGGGGACCGGGACACGGTGGCCGCCCAGCTGGTGCCGGAAGGCGTGGTCGGTCACAACGAGTCCCTGGAGGGCTGGCCGTATGACCCGGACGAGGCCAAGAAGCTGGTCGAGGAGGCCAAGGCGGACGGGGTGGACACCTCCGCCCCGATCAGCCTGATCGTGCGCTCGGCGCAGTTCCCGCGGGTCGAGGAACTGGGCCAGGTCCTGCAGGAGCAGCTCAGCCAGGCCGGCCTGAACGTCAATCTCAAGATGATGGAGACCAGCCAGCACCTGACGTACCAGGTCCGTCCGTTCGTGGAGGACGAGGGAGCCATCCTGCACCTGACCCAGCACGGAAACCAGGCCGGTGACGCCGCCTTCACCGTGGACCAGTACATGCTCTCCGACGGCGCCCAGAGCGCCTTCGGCACCGACGAGTTCGACCAGATGATCACGGAGGCCGGCCAGCAGAGCGGTGAGGACCGGGCCGCGGCCTACGAGGAGGTCTTCAAGTACCAGAACGAGGAAGTCGTGCAGTTCGCCCATCTCGCCCACCAGACGGGCATGCTCGGCATCGCGGAGTCGGTGAGCTACGAGCCGAACTCCTCCTCGGGCGACGAGCTGCGCCTGGCCGAGGTCACCCCGGCCGGCTGA
- a CDS encoding IclR family transcriptional regulator: MTTQHTSSQHAHLPPSGPPGPPHGALHGVREVKSAARTIEVLELLAERGNAPVTIRDLCERMGAPRSSVYALLRTLVDAGWVRTDALNTEYSIGIRALLAGTTYLDADATLTAVRPILAEVGKELSATVNFGRLDGGDIVYLATWEAPGRERSAPRVGRRLPAHATAIGQAVLSAVEDPGSRLVPPLARLTDATVTDPVELRRILQVTRERGYAREDGQNSPEIACVAVPMPDTTPAERPLDGLSVSFRAASLTAAREREAALVLREAARRILDGLS, from the coding sequence TTGACCACACAGCACACGTCATCCCAGCACGCGCATCTGCCGCCCTCCGGTCCGCCCGGCCCACCCCACGGCGCCCTCCACGGGGTGCGGGAGGTCAAGTCCGCCGCCCGGACCATCGAGGTCCTGGAACTGCTGGCCGAGCGGGGCAACGCTCCCGTGACCATCCGAGACCTCTGCGAACGCATGGGCGCCCCGCGCAGCAGCGTCTACGCCCTGCTCCGCACGCTCGTGGACGCAGGGTGGGTCCGGACCGACGCGCTGAACACCGAGTACAGCATCGGCATCCGTGCCCTGTTGGCGGGCACCACCTATCTGGACGCGGATGCCACTCTCACCGCAGTCCGGCCCATACTGGCCGAGGTCGGCAAGGAATTGAGTGCCACGGTGAACTTCGGCCGCCTCGACGGCGGAGACATCGTCTACCTCGCCACGTGGGAGGCGCCCGGGCGTGAACGGTCCGCGCCGCGCGTGGGCCGCCGGCTGCCCGCCCACGCCACCGCGATCGGCCAGGCCGTCCTCAGCGCAGTAGAGGACCCGGGGTCCCGGCTGGTCCCCCCACTGGCCCGGCTCACCGACGCCACCGTGACCGACCCGGTGGAACTGCGGCGCATCCTGCAGGTGACCCGGGAACGCGGTTACGCCCGTGAAGACGGCCAGAATAGTCCCGAGATCGCCTGCGTGGCCGTCCCCATGCCGGACACGACGCCGGCCGAGCGCCCCCTGGACGGGCTCTCCGTGTCCTTCCGCGCGGCCTCCCTGACCGCCGCCCGCGAACGGGAGGCAGCCCTGGTGCTCCGCGAGGCGGCCCGGAGGATCCTCGACGGGCTGAGCTGA
- a CDS encoding universal stress protein: protein MNIVVGFTATPESQAATYAAIDEAALRGAGVVLLPEQAAPAQQTGNDAGPPASAATPDPEVVRYAQEHGVGLSVSELPTDADFGDALIDASYQEDTAMIVIGLRRRSPVGKLFLGSTSQRVLLEAGCPVHAVKVRVGPRR, encoded by the coding sequence GTGAACATCGTCGTCGGCTTCACCGCCACCCCCGAGTCCCAGGCCGCCACCTACGCGGCGATCGATGAAGCGGCGCTGCGCGGGGCCGGCGTCGTGCTCCTTCCGGAGCAGGCAGCACCGGCGCAACAGACGGGGAACGACGCCGGCCCGCCGGCTTCCGCTGCCACCCCGGATCCCGAGGTGGTGCGGTATGCGCAGGAGCACGGGGTCGGCCTGTCCGTCAGCGAGCTGCCCACCGACGCAGATTTCGGGGACGCACTCATCGATGCGTCCTACCAGGAGGACACGGCCATGATCGTCATCGGGCTGCGCCGCCGCTCCCCCGTGGGCAAGCTCTTCCTCGGCTCCACCTCTCAGCGGGTGCTGCTCGAGGCCGGCTGCCCGGTTCACGCCGTCAAGGTGAGGGTGGGTCCGCGCCGTTGA
- a CDS encoding dicarboxylate/amino acid:cation symporter: protein MTNFGVQILAALVLGLVLGLTARSTGHTADTPNGLGTTLEVLGSSYISLLRAAVVPLVFFAVVASIANLAKVTNAARLAAKTLLWFAITSLIAVVIGIVLGAVMQPGVGTGQSAPPEYEGNTGSWWAFLQGLIPSNFLGLSASTTAGEDGSLSTSVSFNVLQVLVISIAVGVAALKLGEKAKPFLDFSASMLEVIQKVLWWIIRIAPIGTVGLIGNAVASYGWDTMGTLAKFVAAIYVGLAIVLLVVYPLLAKFHGLSIRQYFTGMWPAFQMGFVSRSSIGTLPVTQRVAERNFGVPRGYASFAVPLGATTKMDGCAAIYPAIAAMFVAQFFGIDLAWSDYLLIILVSVLGSAATAGTTGGVVMLTLTLSTLGLPLAGVGLLLAVDPIVDMGRTGVNVVGQALVPALVSKQEGILDEEKYNASRTGGNLLADDEAPLETNDDGGAGTGAERESESSRA, encoded by the coding sequence ATGACCAATTTCGGCGTGCAGATCCTCGCCGCCCTGGTCCTCGGCCTGGTCCTGGGCCTCACGGCCCGTTCCACCGGGCACACGGCGGACACCCCGAACGGCCTCGGCACCACCCTGGAGGTGCTCGGCTCCAGCTACATCTCTCTGTTGCGCGCCGCCGTCGTGCCGCTGGTGTTCTTCGCCGTGGTCGCCTCGATAGCCAACCTGGCCAAGGTGACCAACGCTGCCCGGCTGGCCGCCAAGACGCTGCTCTGGTTCGCCATCACCTCGCTGATCGCCGTGGTCATCGGCATCGTCCTCGGCGCCGTCATGCAGCCAGGTGTCGGCACCGGACAGTCCGCGCCGCCGGAGTACGAGGGCAATACCGGCAGTTGGTGGGCCTTCCTGCAGGGGCTGATCCCGTCCAACTTCCTGGGGCTCTCGGCCAGCACCACCGCCGGCGAGGACGGCTCGCTGTCCACCTCCGTCAGCTTCAACGTGCTGCAGGTGCTGGTCATCTCGATCGCCGTGGGCGTGGCCGCCCTGAAGCTCGGCGAGAAGGCCAAGCCGTTCCTGGACTTCTCCGCCTCGATGCTGGAGGTCATCCAGAAGGTGCTGTGGTGGATCATCCGCATCGCCCCGATCGGCACCGTCGGCCTGATCGGCAATGCCGTGGCGTCCTACGGCTGGGACACCATGGGCACGCTGGCCAAGTTCGTGGCCGCCATCTACGTGGGCCTGGCGATCGTGCTGCTCGTCGTCTACCCGCTGCTCGCGAAGTTCCACGGGCTGTCCATCCGCCAGTACTTCACGGGTATGTGGCCGGCCTTCCAGATGGGCTTCGTCTCCCGCTCCTCCATCGGCACCCTGCCGGTGACCCAGCGCGTGGCCGAGCGGAACTTCGGCGTCCCCCGCGGCTACGCCTCCTTCGCCGTCCCCCTCGGCGCCACCACCAAGATGGACGGCTGCGCCGCGATCTACCCGGCCATCGCCGCGATGTTCGTGGCCCAGTTCTTCGGCATCGACCTGGCCTGGAGCGACTACCTGCTGATCATCCTCGTCTCCGTGCTGGGCTCCGCGGCCACCGCGGGCACCACCGGCGGCGTCGTGATGCTCACGCTCACCCTCTCCACGCTGGGACTGCCGCTGGCCGGCGTCGGGCTCCTGCTCGCCGTGGACCCGATCGTGGACATGGGGCGCACCGGCGTGAACGTGGTGGGTCAGGCGCTCGTGCCCGCGCTGGTGTCCAAGCAGGAGGGCATCCTGGATGAGGAGAAGTACAACGCGTCCCGCACCGGCGGCAACCTGCTCGCCGATGATGAGGCCCCGCTGGAGACCAATGACGACGGCGGCGCCGGCACCGGTGCGGAGCGCGAGAGCGAGTCGTCCCGCGCCTGA
- a CDS encoding M23 family metallopeptidase, producing MPTSTPGGGGTFRRAIARWQTWWVRLFILMVVVMSVAPVPRLWALVCMVVPLLLFCVRPPAQRPKPVTVHVPVRGRWIACNSPGSKVPSHGVRAHGQMYAVDLVQEAADEATDTVPSLGWSLRGRKPEDFPSYGAPVFAMAPGTVVHVTGQVRDHRARDSWPTLIWMLTLEGFLRVLGGARNILGNRVIVQHGDGTYAAYAHLRQGSAVIRAGDRVDTGQQLGQVGNTGNTSEPHLHVQLMDRPHPETAAGLPMHWTGVEIDDQRLSHRWATGYAKPSAVPGFPANGQIFEATTPQGAASIDAT from the coding sequence ATGCCGACCAGCACTCCGGGGGGCGGCGGCACGTTCCGACGGGCTATCGCCCGATGGCAGACCTGGTGGGTCCGGCTCTTCATCCTCATGGTGGTGGTGATGTCCGTGGCGCCGGTCCCCCGCCTGTGGGCCCTGGTGTGCATGGTGGTTCCCCTGCTGCTGTTCTGCGTGCGTCCACCGGCGCAACGGCCGAAGCCGGTCACCGTGCATGTTCCCGTGCGCGGCCGGTGGATCGCCTGCAACAGCCCAGGTTCGAAAGTCCCCAGCCACGGGGTGCGTGCCCACGGGCAGATGTATGCCGTGGACCTCGTCCAAGAAGCCGCGGACGAGGCCACGGACACAGTCCCATCCCTGGGCTGGTCCCTCCGCGGGCGCAAACCCGAGGACTTCCCGAGCTACGGGGCGCCGGTCTTCGCCATGGCCCCCGGAACGGTGGTCCACGTGACCGGCCAGGTGCGGGACCACCGGGCCCGCGACTCCTGGCCCACCCTGATCTGGATGCTGACCCTGGAGGGTTTCCTCCGCGTCCTCGGTGGGGCCCGGAACATCCTGGGCAACCGGGTGATCGTCCAACACGGCGATGGCACCTATGCGGCGTACGCGCATCTGCGGCAGGGCTCTGCAGTGATCCGCGCCGGCGACCGCGTGGACACCGGGCAACAGCTCGGGCAGGTCGGCAACACCGGGAACACCTCCGAGCCGCACCTCCACGTCCAGCTCATGGATCGGCCCCACCCGGAGACCGCTGCCGGCCTGCCGATGCACTGGACCGGAGTGGAGATCGACGACCAGCGGCTCAGCCATCGCTGGGCCACCGGATACGCGAAGCCCAGCGCAGTGCCGGGCTTCCCGGCCAATGGTCAGATCTTCGAGGCCACAACCCCGCAGGGAGCCGCGTCCATTGACGCCACCTGA